AAAGCTCCTTGGAACGGGTCCATGTGATTCGATGATTCGATCTGGTCGAATCAACTTTGGGAACGAGCGATTCGCAACCTCTTGAGGCGAGAATCACTGTGAATAAGTGTCAGTTAGAGGATTTTTTGCCCTCAGAACCGGTGCCGAGTGTCTCGATCAGCTTCCGGAACATGTCTCTTTCGTCCTTGCTCAATGCCAATCCGTTGTCCGCGATCACCACTTCGGTCGTGTCTTCGACTTCGCGGCGGGTCGTAGGATCTACAGCTAGTGCGGCTTTGCCGATGCGCCACGTCACTCCTTCATCACCCTCTTCGATGGCCGCGAACTCTTCTACAGCCTCAGCCATTTCTATTTCGTGACCGCGGCGTGCGAACAGTTTGTCCATTTCCTCGATCAAGGAATTGCGGACCAGATCCCGGTCGCCGTTACGTCTTATGGCAGGAGTGATGGCGATGTGGCGTTGGCCCATAAGGTTTTCAAGGGCATGGATACCAATTTGTTCTTCAAGCACCGATTTCGGCTCGTGTTCTCCGATGGTTCTGAGCAGTGCATCGCGAAGCCGTCCGTTTTCCGGATTGTAGCATTCCATCCGCTCCAAGCGCTCTTCGAACGCCTCTACCTGATCGAGGTTCGCTACAAAAATCGCGAGGATCACAGTTTCGCGCATGAGGTTTTCGTCGGCCGTGCCGGTAGCAAGTTCGGAGGCTTTGGTGCCAGCCGTCGCCATGCTGGGCGCGAACTTACCGCGCGGCTGCCACTGACGGCGCTGACCGCCGCCGCCGGCGTCGAAACGGGGCGTGTCGTTGCGGCGGGTCTGGAACAGATCGGCGCGAAGTTCGGCAATCGCATCGCCATAGTGACGGCGCAAGGACGGATCGCGGATCAGTTTGATCTTCTCGCGTAGCACCTTGTCCAGCGCAGCACGGCGTTCGGGACTGTCGAACACTTTGCCTTCGGTTTCGCGCTGCCACATCAACCGCACGGTCGGCATGGCGGCGTCGAGTACCTCTTGCACGGCGCTCGCCCCTTTGGCGCGGATCAGGTCGTCGGGGTCCATACCGTCGGGGAACAACGCGAAACGCAGCGACTTGCCCGCTTCGAGCATCGGCAGCACAAGGTCGATGACCCGCATCGCAGCCCGCAGACCGGCCTTATCGCCGTCGAGGGCGATCACTGGCTCGGGCGAGATGCGCCACATCATCTGAAGCTGGCTGTCGGTCACCGCCGTACCAAGCGGCGCAACGGCGGCGCCAAAGCCAGCCTCGGACAGCGCAATGACGTCCATGTAGCCCTCGGCTACGATCAGGGGCTGGCCCTTACCTGCCGCCTCGCGCGCGTTGCGCACGTTGAACAGGTTGCGGCCCTTATCGAAGAGGTCTGTTTCAGGGCTGTTGAGGTATTTGGCGTTGTCGTTCGGGTCCATCGCCCGTCCGCCAAACGCAATCGCCCTGCCCCGCCCATCGCGGATCGGGAACATGATGCGATCGCGGAAGATGTCGTAGCGACGGTCGTTCTTGTCCGACTTCTTGCACAGGCCCGCGGCTAGCAGCAGGTCGTCGGGAATACCTTTGGCCGTCATCGCCTCATAGAGGTTCTGCCATCCCTGCGGCGCAAAACCAATTTCCCAGCGGTCAATAGCTTGAGGCTGGAGGCCACGACGCGCGAGGTACGCGCGCGCTTCACCCGCGGCTTGGGTCTTCAGTTGGAGACGGAAGAACTTGACTGCTTCCTCCATGACCTCGGCCAGTTTGGTGCGGTGGTCGGTCTTGGCCTGCGCCTGCGGATCACGCTCGGGCATCGGCATTCCGGCCTCGGCAGCGAGGATCTTGATCGCCTCCATAAAGCCGACATTTTCGCTTTCCTGCACGAAAGAGATAGCGTCGCCTTTGGCCTGACAGCCGAAGCAGTAGTAATAGCCCTTACGGTCATCCACATGGAAAGACGCGCTTTTTTCCTGATGGAAGGGGCACGGGGCCCACCAGTCGCCCTTGCCCTGATTGGACTTGCGCTGATCCCACATGACTTTGCGCCCGACCACTTGGGCGAGCGACAAACGGGTGCGCAATTCGTCGAGAAATCCGGGGGGCAGACTCATGGGGGACAATATCGGCCCTGCGGGTGGCGGTGTCCAGAACCCGCCATATCAACTTTTCAGTTTTCGTCGGATCGGGGCCGCGCTTGGCGGCCCCATCCAGATCAGAGGCCCTTGGCGCGATAGCTGTCCACGACCTTGGCAATCGACACAAGATAAGCGGCGGTACGCAGATCGGGCACGTCATCGCGTGAATGCCAGACCTCGCGCATAGCACCGTAGGCAGCGCGCATCGTGTCATCGAGGCCAGAGCGGACCAATTCGAGCTCCCCTGCCCCGCGCAGGTAGGACTCCTTGAAGTTCGGTGTCATCGACCACTTGTCACCAAGGAAACGGTCGAGCCGGTCAAGTTCGTCGATCAGCAACTGGTGACGTGCCTCTTCCTGACGGCGACCGAGGCGACCAAAGCGGATGTGGGAGAGGTTCTTTACCCACTCGAAATAGGACACCGTCACACCTCCCGCGTTGGCATACATGTCGGGAATGATGACCACGCCCTTGTCGCGCAGGATCTCGTCAGCGCCCGCAGTCACGGGGCCGTTGGCCGCCTCGATGATGAGGTTAGTTTTGATATTATGCGCGTTGGACAGGTTGATAACCCCCTCCATCGCTGCCGGAATAAGGATGTCGCATTCCTCTTCGAGTACCGATGCGCCGTCCGCATGATGGAGGCCGTCGGGGTAACCTTTGATCCCGCCGTGCTTGCCCAGCCAATCGCGGACTTTCTCGACGTCGAGGCCGGCTTCGGAAAAGAGCGCACCGTCGCGTTCGATGATGCCGGTGATGTTGCAGCCGTCCTCTTCACTCAGGAACTTGGCGGCGTGATAGCCCACGTTGCCGAGACCTTGCACAATGACCCTTTTGCCTTCGAGCGTGCCTGACAGCTTGGCGATCTTCATGTCTTCGGGGTGACGGAAGAACTCGCGAAGGGCGTATTGGACCCCGCGGCCCGTTGCTTCGACACGGCCAGCGATACCGCCCGCATTGCGCGGCTTACCTGTGACACAGGCTGCGCTGTTGATGTCAGTGGTGTTCATCCGCTTGTACTGGTCGGCGATCCACGCCATCTCGCGCTCGCCTGTGCCCATGTCAGGAGCGGGCACGTTCTGCGACGGGTTGATGAGGTCGCGCTTGATCAGCTCGTAGGCAAAGCGGCGGGTGATCTGTTCAAGCTCGTGTTCGTCCCACTCTCGCGGGTCAATGCAGAGGCCGCCTTTGGAGCCGCCAAAGGGCGCTTCGACCAGCGAACACTTGTAGGTCATCAGGGCGGCGAGCGCCTCGACTTCGTCTTGATTAACCGAGGTGGCATAGCGAATACCGCCCTTCACAGGTTCCATGTGTTCGGAGTGCACCGAGCGATAGCCAACGAATGTGTGCATCGCGCCGCGCAGGCGGACGCCAAAGCGGACGGTGTAGGTCGAGTTACAAACCCTGATCTTTTCTTCAAGGCCCGCAGGCAGGTCCATCAGCGCCACAGCGCGGTTGAACATGATGTCGACTGACTCGCGAAATGACGGTTCTTCAGGTGAATTCGTAGTCCCCATGGCAGTTCCTCCCCTTGCCTCATGAGGTGCCAAAACCGCAAATTTCCATCGGGGCGGGATTCAGCACTTGAATCCTTCTCGGCCAAATGCTGCTCTATCTTAGCGATCTGACCTTTCGGACACGATTTCTCCCAATTCGGATACAATTTTCGCGAGAGATTGAGACCGTCACAGTTGCCGCAACATTGCCTCATTTTGGGCCTAGTTCGCGCCGCAAAACCGCCGTTCTCCAAAGTATAAATCACCTAGTCTTTTTAGGTATTTATCCGTTTGGATTCGGAGTCGTCTAATGCGCCTGACCACAACAAAGCAGTTCTTTAACCGTTTCAGACGGGACGAGGACGGCTCATTACTGCTTTTCGGCCTCGTCGCTCTGGCGGCGATGTTGCTGTTGTCCGGTCTGGCTATCGACTTCATCCGGATCGAAGGACGCCGCGCTGAAGCGCAAGGCGTGCTCGACACCGCCGTGCTGGCAGCCGCTGACCTTGACCAGACGCAGCCTGCCGCAACCGTGGTGCGCGATTACCTCTCGAAAAAGGGTATGCTCGATGAACTGGATGGTGATCCCATCGTCGACGAGGGCCTGAACTACCGCACCGTCGAAGCGCGTCTGAAGACGAACGTGCCGCTCTACTTCTCGACCGTTGCGAACATGTTCGCCGAAAATGACGATGACCGCGAACTGATGCAGGTGCCAAGCTTTGCGCGCGCTCAAGAACGTGTGGCAAAGGTCGAAATCTCGCTCGTGCTCGATATCTCCGGCTCGATGGCGCTGAACAACCGCCTGCCGCGGCTGAAGTCGGCCGCAACTGACTTCGTGAACACCGTTCTCGATGACGGAAACGGCGACCTCGTTTCGGTATCGTTGGTCCCCTATTCGGAGCAGGTGAACATCGGCCCTTACCTGTCCTACGGTCTGACCCGCAATCAGGTGCATGACTTCTCCTATTGCTGGGAAATTCCGGACTCGCATTTCCGCGAAACCTACATTCGTTCGGACTACACCTACCAACAGATGCAGCATTTCCAGTGGAACTTCGACGGCCGCAACAACGACCGTACAACCACAGTTTGCCCGCGTTACGATTACGAATGGGTCCGCCCGTGGAGCAATAACCGCAGCGACCTGATCAACCAGATCAACAAGCTGCAACCCCGCGCCGGTACTGCGATCTACCTGGGCATGAAGTGGGGCACGGCTCTGCTCGATCCGTCGCTACGTTGGTTGGAGAACGCGTTTATCGACTATGGCCTCGTCGACGAAGCGTTCCGCAACCGCCCGAACAATTACGACGATGAAGAAACCCTGAAATTCGTCGTGCTCATGACGGACGGTGAGAATTCGAACACGCAGCGCATCCAAAGCTGGGCCTACGACGCGGAAAGCGAATACGCCCACTGGAACGATTACAACTTCAACTACTACCTGCGCCGCTACGTCGATCAGCGCTACTGGAGCTACTACTACTACGAAAAGTACACCCAGTCCGACGGCAACCGTCTGCTGAGCGATATGTGCGACGCCGCCAAGGATGCCGGTATCATCGTGTGGACCATCGGCTTCGAGGTCGACACCTACAACGGCAACCAGGTGATGTCGGACTGTGCGTCCACCCCCAATCACTTCTTCGACGTGGACGGCGTTTCGATTTCCGACGCATTCCACGCCATCGCGACCCAGATCAACAACCTGAAACTGACACGCTAATGAAACGCCTCCTCCGACTCCCGCGCTTCTTCCGTCGTTTCGCTAAGGAAGAAAAAGGCAGCTCGACCGTCGAGTTTGCGATGATGTTCCCGCTGATCGTGATCATCATGATCTCGTCCTTCGAGCTGGGCATCCTCATGGTGCGTCAGGTTCTTCTGGACCGCGCCGTCGACCTCGCCGTTCGCGAAGTACGCCTGTCCCACATCACGCCGGTCACGCACGACAAGCTCAAGAACGCGATTTGCGAACATGCCGTTGCGCTGCCGAATTGCCTTGAAGACATGCGGATCGAAATGCGCCGCCTCGATTTGCTCGCATGGTCCGATCCGCCCGTCACCACCGAATGCGTGGACCGCGAAGACCGTGGCAGACCGCTCAGCAGCTTCCAACAAGGCGCCGCCAACCAGCTGATGCTTGTCCGCGTCTGCTCGATCTTTGACCCGACTTTCCCGCACCTGAGCCTCAGCCGTGCTCTCGCAACACAAAGCGATGACACCTACGGCCTGGTTGCTGTGTCGTCCTTTGTTATGGAACCGCTGTAATGAGTAAGATCACCAATTTCTTCCGCCGTTTCCGCGATGACGAAGGTGGCAGCATGGTCATCGAGTCACTGTTCGTACTTCCAGCGCTCCTGTTCGCATACTTCGGCACCTACGTGTATTTCGACGGCTTCCGGTCGTCTTCCCAGCTGAGCAAAGCGGCCTACACTATCGCTGACCAGCTGGGCCGTGAGACCGGCTATATCACGCCGAATTACCTGGACTCGCTCTATTCGCTGAATGAACTGCTGACAGCGTCGCCTTACGAAACTTCGCTGCGTGTCTCGGTCATCGACTATGACTACGAAAACAACGATTACCGCGTGCGCTGGTCCCGCCGCCGCGGTGATTACACCAAACTCACCGCAACCAGCCTCGAGACCATCAAAGCGCAACTGCCGCTCATTCCGCGCAACGAAGTCGTCATCGTGGTCGAGAACATGATGTATTACGAAGCGCCCTACGGAAACTGGCTGCCGTCGCAGACTTTCTCCGAGATGGCTGCCGTGCGCCCGCGTTTCAATTCATCGCAGGTCTGCTGGAACTCGCAGGAGAATGGGGATACCTCTACTCAGACCTGCTGAGCGGATATCAGTTCCTCGATCTTTTCGGCCATGATCCGCGCCTGCGGGGACGGCACCACACCGCCTACACCAACGCGACGTCCAATGCTCCACCAGAGGCCGGGCGCCCAAATACGTTGCTGCGGCGACTTCATTTCCAGCGTGAAACCGTTCGACGGCTTCATGGCAAAGCTGCCTCGGTTCACTTTGCTGACGTCTGCCAGAACGGCCAGCACGCGGCCGGTGTCTTCGCGCAGATCGGTCGGCGTGAGGATCAGTGTGGCGGATGTGGCGCGGCGCAGCGCTTCGCCCAGAACGATCGCTCCGATTCCGAAGAGAACCATGAGCCCGTACCAGATCGCGCCTGGCGGCTGACGCAGTGGGATCAGAATGAGAATAAGGCCCAGCGCAAAAAGCACGGCGACCCCGAAAGCGCGGCGCGGCGCAGAGGCGCTGAGTGTAGCGAGTGGGATGTCGGTCATTGTGATCCTCCGGTCAATGTAGGCTGCAATACCTCGCCCTGCCCTCAAGCGGAAGGGGGCGCGGGTTTGCAGAGGTTCTGTGCGCTGACGTCAGGTTGCGCTGTGCGCTGATGCTGCCTATCTCGGTCGCAAAGGAGATCACACCATGTCTATTCGCCCTACTGTCGAAGCACGGCGCGCTGTTCCCACAATGGAGGGTGCAGGCGTCAAACTGCATCGCGCATTCGGTTTCCACGATCCGAGCGAGCTGGACCCGTTCCTGCTGTTCGACGACTTCCGCGGTGACCACCCCAACGACTACAGCCGCGGTTTTCCGTGGCACCCCCACCGCGGCATCGAGACTATCACCTACGTCCTGAACGGCACAGTTGACCACGGCGACAGCCTCGGCAACGAAGGCACGCTTGGCGCGGGTGACGTGCAATGGATGACTGCCGGTTCGGGCATTCTGCACCAAGAGATGCCGAAGGGTAACATCGCGGGTCAGATGCACGGTTTCCAGCTTTGGGCAAACCTACCGTCGAGCCTGAAGATGACCGCGCCGCGCTATCAGGACGTCAAATCGAACGATATCCCTGTCATCATCGATGATGACGGCACTAAGGTGAAAGTCATCGTGGGCGAATTCTGGGGCAAAAAAGGCCCCGTCGACGGTATCGCCGCCGATCCGCAGTACCTCGATATCTCGATCCCTGCGGGCGTGAAAAAGCGGTTCAAGATCGACACCTATCGCCGCGCATTTGCCTATGTCTTCGCTGGCTCGGGTGCGTTCGTCGATGCGTCGGCGCCCGAAGGCGTCCTTCTCGAAAAGGAAGTCATGGGCGAAGAGGTCAACATCCGCGATATGTCGGGCAACCGCACTCTGGTTCGCTTCGGCACGGGCGACGAGATCGTGGTCCAAGCCGGTGAGGAAGGCGTTCGCTTTCTGCTGATTTCGGGCGCGCCCATTGAGGAACCCGTCGCTTGGCACGGCCCGATTGTGATGAACACGCAGGATGAGATCCGTAACGCGATCAAGGAATTGCGGAACGGGACGTTCATTCGTCCGGCACACTGAATTGTCAGAGGGCGGCCTTCGGGTCGCCCTTTTCATTTGCGGCTTCGCTCTTGTTTCTTGGCGCCGCAGCGGCATATCGTCGGGCAACTCAAAGTCTGGTCCCCATGCGCATCCTGCTTGCCCTTCCCCTCGTCCTCGCTGCCTGCACGAACATCCCGTCGCTGGGCGGCAAACCCGATGACGACACCGCCTATCCCGAACTGGTGAACCTCAATACGCTTTTGGCGTCGGTGCCCGAGGCGACCGAGAACGAGCAGAGCAACCTCCTTGCCCGCGCCGCTGCACTTCGTGCCCGTGCCGAGACCATCCGCCAGATGGATTTCGAAAACATGGACATTGAAAGTGAAGATGCGGACGCCTCTTCGTTGCAGTGACGGGCGGGACAGGATAACAGCACTGCGATACTTTCCGATTAACGTGGAATCCAACCATGAGTGACGCACTTCGTCTTGGTATTGCGGGTCTCGGCACCGTCGGTGTCGGTGTGATCCGCATCGTTCAGAAACACGCTGATATGCTGCGTGCACGAACCGGACGCGACGTGGTCATCACAGCGGTTTCGGCCCGTTCGAAAGACAAGGATCGCGGCGTTGATCTGTCTGCCTACGCATGGGAAGACGATCCGGTCGCACTGGCGGCGCGCGATGACGTCGACGTCTATGTCGAACTGATGGGCGGCGAAAACGGCTCGGCCAAAGCTTCCATCGAAAAAGCCATCGCCTGCGGCAAGGACGTCGTGACCGCGAACAAGGCACTCCTCGCGCACCATGGGCAGGCGCTCGCCGAAGCTGCCGAAGCCAAAGGCAACGTCGTTCGTTTCGAAGCTGCCGTCGCTGGCGGTATCCCCGTTATCAAATCGCTGACCGAAGGCCTTTCGGCCAACGCTGTCACCCGCGTGATGGGCGTCATGAACGGCACATGCAACTACATCCTCACGCGGATGGAAGATGCTGGTCTGAGCTACAAGGAAGCCTTCGACGAGGCTGACGGCCTTGGTTACCTCGAAGCCGATCCGAACCTCGACGTTGGCGGCATCGACGCTGGACACAAGCTGGCGCTGCTGTCGTCGATCGCCTACGGCACGCAGGTCGATTTCGAAGGTGTCGAGCTTGAAGGTATCGGCGCGATCACCATCGAAGATATCCGCAACGCGGCCGACATGGGCTACAAGATCAAACTGCTCGGCGTGGCCCAGATGACGGGTCGCGGACTTGAGCAGCGCATGTCGCCCTGCCTTGTTCCGGCGACTTCCCCGCTCGGCCAGCTTGTCGGCGGCACCAACATGGTCGTCCTCGAAGGCGACAGCGTTGGGCAGATCGTCCTGCGCGGTGCAGGTGCGGGCGAAGGTCCGACCGCCAGCGCCGTTATGGCCGATGTCATGGACATCGCGCGCGGCTTCCGTTGCTCGACCTTCGGTCAGCCTGCCGCCTCGCTGAAGAAAGTCGCTTCGGCTCGCGCCGCTGTTCCCGCCCCGTACTACATCCGCATCGATCTGCTGGATAAGCCGGGCGCGATGGGCAAGGTCGCATCGGCCCTCGGCGAAGCAGGCGTGTCGATCCACCGAATGCGCCAGCACGACCACGACGGCAGCCACGCGCCGGTCGTCATCGTCACGCACCGCACCACGCGCCAAGCGCTCGAACATGCGATCGAGCTGTTCGGACAGACCGGAGTGGTTTCAGGCGACCCCGTCGCCCTCCGGATCGAGAAGGTCTGAGACATCTCCAGAGGCCGCCGCGAGGCGGCCTTTTGCTTTTCTACGGGCCGTTACCGTGAATTCATCAAATCGTTCCAAAACTGTATAGTTCTTGGCCGCAAAAGATAGTGTTTTGCGGATGTTAGCGCACCCAGTATTGCGGCAGCGCACAGGCGCGGCGTAGATGAATTCGATAGCCCCAAAGGAATTGAGTATGTCCAAGACCCCCGAATTTCACGATCGTATGCTTTCTCTGGGCCTTGCCCGCGTTTCCGAAGCGGCTGCACTCGCATCGGCCAAGCTGATCGGTCGCGGCGACGAAAAGGCCGCTGACCAAGCTGCCGTGAACGCCATGCGCGACCAGCTCAACAAGCTCGACATTCAGGGCGTCGTCGTCATTGGCGAAGGCGAGCGCGACGAAGCGCCGATGCTCTACATCGGTGAGGAAGTCGGCGCAGGTCAGGGCCCGGCCGTGGATATCGCGCTCGACCCGCTCGAAGGCACAACACTGACCGCCAAGGACATGCCGAACGCGCTGACCG
Above is a window of Marivivens aquimaris DNA encoding:
- a CDS encoding pirin family protein, whose protein sequence is MSIRPTVEARRAVPTMEGAGVKLHRAFGFHDPSELDPFLLFDDFRGDHPNDYSRGFPWHPHRGIETITYVLNGTVDHGDSLGNEGTLGAGDVQWMTAGSGILHQEMPKGNIAGQMHGFQLWANLPSSLKMTAPRYQDVKSNDIPVIIDDDGTKVKVIVGEFWGKKGPVDGIAADPQYLDISIPAGVKKRFKIDTYRRAFAYVFAGSGAFVDASAPEGVLLEKEVMGEEVNIRDMSGNRTLVRFGTGDEIVVQAGEEGVRFLLISGAPIEEPVAWHGPIVMNTQDEIRNAIKELRNGTFIRPAH
- a CDS encoding homoserine dehydrogenase → MSDALRLGIAGLGTVGVGVIRIVQKHADMLRARTGRDVVITAVSARSKDKDRGVDLSAYAWEDDPVALAARDDVDVYVELMGGENGSAKASIEKAIACGKDVVTANKALLAHHGQALAEAAEAKGNVVRFEAAVAGGIPVIKSLTEGLSANAVTRVMGVMNGTCNYILTRMEDAGLSYKEAFDEADGLGYLEADPNLDVGGIDAGHKLALLSSIAYGTQVDFEGVELEGIGAITIEDIRNAADMGYKIKLLGVAQMTGRGLEQRMSPCLVPATSPLGQLVGGTNMVVLEGDSVGQIVLRGAGAGEGPTASAVMADVMDIARGFRCSTFGQPAASLKKVASARAAVPAPYYIRIDLLDKPGAMGKVASALGEAGVSIHRMRQHDHDGSHAPVVIVTHRTTRQALEHAIELFGQTGVVSGDPVALRIEKV
- a CDS encoding Glu/Leu/Phe/Val family dehydrogenase, giving the protein MGTTNSPEEPSFRESVDIMFNRAVALMDLPAGLEEKIRVCNSTYTVRFGVRLRGAMHTFVGYRSVHSEHMEPVKGGIRYATSVNQDEVEALAALMTYKCSLVEAPFGGSKGGLCIDPREWDEHELEQITRRFAYELIKRDLINPSQNVPAPDMGTGEREMAWIADQYKRMNTTDINSAACVTGKPRNAGGIAGRVEATGRGVQYALREFFRHPEDMKIAKLSGTLEGKRVIVQGLGNVGYHAAKFLSEEDGCNITGIIERDGALFSEAGLDVEKVRDWLGKHGGIKGYPDGLHHADGASVLEEECDILIPAAMEGVINLSNAHNIKTNLIIEAANGPVTAGADEILRDKGVVIIPDMYANAGGVTVSYFEWVKNLSHIRFGRLGRRQEEARHQLLIDELDRLDRFLGDKWSMTPNFKESYLRGAGELELVRSGLDDTMRAAYGAMREVWHSRDDVPDLRTAAYLVSIAKVVDSYRAKGL
- a CDS encoding TadE/TadG family type IV pilus assembly protein; this translates as MSKITNFFRRFRDDEGGSMVIESLFVLPALLFAYFGTYVYFDGFRSSSQLSKAAYTIADQLGRETGYITPNYLDSLYSLNELLTASPYETSLRVSVIDYDYENNDYRVRWSRRRGDYTKLTATSLETIKAQLPLIPRNEVVIVVENMMYYEAPYGNWLPSQTFSEMAAVRPRFNSSQVCWNSQENGDTSTQTC
- a CDS encoding TadE/TadG family type IV pilus assembly protein, with the protein product MRLTTTKQFFNRFRRDEDGSLLLFGLVALAAMLLLSGLAIDFIRIEGRRAEAQGVLDTAVLAAADLDQTQPAATVVRDYLSKKGMLDELDGDPIVDEGLNYRTVEARLKTNVPLYFSTVANMFAENDDDRELMQVPSFARAQERVAKVEISLVLDISGSMALNNRLPRLKSAATDFVNTVLDDGNGDLVSVSLVPYSEQVNIGPYLSYGLTRNQVHDFSYCWEIPDSHFRETYIRSDYTYQQMQHFQWNFDGRNNDRTTTVCPRYDYEWVRPWSNNRSDLINQINKLQPRAGTAIYLGMKWGTALLDPSLRWLENAFIDYGLVDEAFRNRPNNYDDEETLKFVVLMTDGENSNTQRIQSWAYDAESEYAHWNDYNFNYYLRRYVDQRYWSYYYYEKYTQSDGNRLLSDMCDAAKDAGIIVWTIGFEVDTYNGNQVMSDCASTPNHFFDVDGVSISDAFHAIATQINNLKLTR
- a CDS encoding TadE/TadG family type IV pilus assembly protein — translated: MKRLLRLPRFFRRFAKEEKGSSTVEFAMMFPLIVIIMISSFELGILMVRQVLLDRAVDLAVREVRLSHITPVTHDKLKNAICEHAVALPNCLEDMRIEMRRLDLLAWSDPPVTTECVDREDRGRPLSSFQQGAANQLMLVRVCSIFDPTFPHLSLSRALATQSDDTYGLVAVSSFVMEPL
- the dnaG gene encoding DNA primase, producing the protein MSLPPGFLDELRTRLSLAQVVGRKVMWDQRKSNQGKGDWWAPCPFHQEKSASFHVDDRKGYYYCFGCQAKGDAISFVQESENVGFMEAIKILAAEAGMPMPERDPQAQAKTDHRTKLAEVMEEAVKFFRLQLKTQAAGEARAYLARRGLQPQAIDRWEIGFAPQGWQNLYEAMTAKGIPDDLLLAAGLCKKSDKNDRRYDIFRDRIMFPIRDGRGRAIAFGGRAMDPNDNAKYLNSPETDLFDKGRNLFNVRNAREAAGKGQPLIVAEGYMDVIALSEAGFGAAVAPLGTAVTDSQLQMMWRISPEPVIALDGDKAGLRAAMRVIDLVLPMLEAGKSLRFALFPDGMDPDDLIRAKGASAVQEVLDAAMPTVRLMWQRETEGKVFDSPERRAALDKVLREKIKLIRDPSLRRHYGDAIAELRADLFQTRRNDTPRFDAGGGGQRRQWQPRGKFAPSMATAGTKASELATGTADENLMRETVILAIFVANLDQVEAFEERLERMECYNPENGRLRDALLRTIGEHEPKSVLEEQIGIHALENLMGQRHIAITPAIRRNGDRDLVRNSLIEEMDKLFARRGHEIEMAEAVEEFAAIEEGDEGVTWRIGKAALAVDPTTRREVEDTTEVVIADNGLALSKDERDMFRKLIETLGTGSEGKKSSN